The Armatimonadota bacterium genomic interval ATGGGTTCTACGGCACCGACGACGCCGCGCTGGTCGAACGCCTCGGAGTCGAGGTGCACTTGGTGCCGGGAAGCCCCGAGAACCTCAAGATCACGTCTCCGGAGGATCTGGTCATCGCCGAAGCGCTGCTGCAGTGGCGGGAAGGGTAGCCCGGCGCGGGCTCGCGGTCGGTGAGTGCCCACCGGGACGGGGGAGGCGGGAACTGTCGGCCCGACGCATGCGCGTAGGGTTGGGATTGGACCTGCACCGGTTCGCCCAGGGCAGAACGTTGCGGTTGGGCGGCGTGGAGATCCCGTACGAGCGAGGCCTGGCGGGCCACAGCGACGCCGACGTCCTCCTGCACGCGGTGATGGACGCGGCGCTGGGGGCGGCGGGGCTGGGCGACATCGGGGCACACTTCCCGCCCGACGACGATCGCTACCGGGACGCGGACAGCGCCGCGCTGCTGCGCGGAGTACGCGATCGTCTGGGCGAGATGGGATGGGCGGTCGTCCAGGTGGACGCGGTCGTCGTTGCGGAGGCGCCGCGCCTGAGCCCGTACGTCGAACGCATGCGCGCACGCATCGCCGAGATCCTGGACCTGCCGGTCGCCGACGTCGCGGTCAAGGCGACGACGGCGGAGGGCATGGGTGCCATCGGTCGGGGTGAGGGCATCCAGGCGATCGCGGTGGTGCTGCTGGAGCGGGTGTGATGGCCCTGCACGTGACGAACACCCTGACGCGGCGCAAGGAGCGCTTCGAGCCGCTCCAACCGCCGGACGTGAAGATGTACGTCTGCGGAGTGAACCTGTACGGGCCCGCCCACGTCGGCCACGCGATGAGCTACGTGGTCTTCGACGTGATCCGTCGGCATCTGGAGTGGTCCGGCTACCGGGTGCGGCACGTCCAGAACTTCACCGACATCGAGGATCGGATCGTGGCCCGATCGCAGCGGGAGGGGCGGACGATCCAGGCGATCGCCGAGGAGTACATCGCCCGCTTCCATCGGGAGATGGACGCGCTGAACGTCCTGCGGGCGCACTCCTACCCGCGGGCCACTGAGGTCATCCCCCAGATGATCGAGATCATCGGGGTGCTGATCGAAAAGGGGCACGCCTACGTCGTAGACGGCGACGTCTACTTCCGCGTGACCTCCGACCCCGACTACGGCAAGCTGTCGGGGCGACGCCTGGAAGAGATGCAGGCCGGCGCCCGCATCGCGGTGGACGAGCGCAAGGAACACCCGATGGATTTCGCGCTGTGGACGCGGGCCAAGCCGGGGGAGCCCTCGTGGCCGAGCCCATGGGGGGAGGGGCTACCGGGCTGGCACATCGAGTGCTCGGCGATGTCGATCCATTACCTCGGACCGCAGCTGGACATCCACGGCGGCGGCGAGGACGTGATCTTTCCGCACCACGAGAACGAGATCGCCCAGTCCGAGAACTTCACCGGCAAGCCCTTCGTCAAGTACTGGATCCACAACGCGCTGCTGCGCCCGGGCGGGGCCGAAGAGAAGATGACGCGCCACCTGGGCAACGTCGTCTCGATCGAGGAGGCCCTCGGGCGCTACAGCCCCGACGGGCTGCGACTGTTCTTTCTGTCATCTCACTACCGGAACCCGCTCACGTGGAAGGAACAGGCCGTCGAAGCGGCCGACCGCGGGGCCGAACGGCTCCGGCACGCGGTGGAAGCGATCGATGCCGTCCTGCGCCGCTGTACGCCGTCCGGCCGTCGTTCGCCAGCAGCGCAGGCGCTCTTTGAGCGCGCCGCGTCCGCACGGGAGGCGTTCCGGGCCGCGATGGACGACGACTTCAACACGCCGCAGGCGATCGCGGAGATCTTCGCCCTGGCCGCGGACGCCAACCGCCTCACCGACGCGCTGGCCAAGCGCGTGGGGGACGTGGGCGCGCCGGAGGACGCCGCGGACGCCCTGGCGCAGGCCGCCGATGGGCTGCGCGAACTGGCGGGTGTGTTGGGGCTGCGCTTGGCGCCGGCGGTCCCCCAGGAGTGGCTGGACCAACAGCTGCGCCGCCTGCTGGAAGAAGAAGAGGCGCTGCGCTCGATCGACCCCACCGGCAAGACCAAAGAGATCCTCGACGCGATCCTGGCCGCGCGCCAGCGGGCCCGCGACCGACGCGACTTCGCCACCGCCGATCGCATCCGCAGGCGCCTGGGGGAGATCGGCGTTTCGGTGGAGGACTATCCGGGGGGCAGCCGGTGGAGGATTCGGTAGCGGACCTCATCGAGGGCCGCAACCCCGTCTGGGAGGCGCTGCACGCCGATCGGCCGATCCGCAAGATCCAGATCGCGCGCACCGCGCGTCTAGCCGGGACACTGGCCCGCATCGTCTCGCACGCCAAGAGCCGGGGCATCCCCGTGCAGTTCGTCGATCCGCGCCACCTGGCTGCCGTCTCGGCCACCGGCGCACACCAGGGAGTGATCGCCCTCATCTCACCCCACCGCACGGTCGAGCTCGAAGCGCTCCTCAAGCAGGCCACAGCGCGCGGCGCGCCGTTCTTGGTACTGCTGGACGGGATCGAGGACCCCAGGAACCTGGGCGCGATCGTGCGCACCGCCGAGGCGGCCGGTGCCCACGGCGTGGTCATCCCCAGGCGTCGCGCGGCCGGTCTGAGCCCGGCGGTGGCCAAGGCGTCGGCGGGCGCGATCGAGCACGTGCCCGTCGCGATGGTGACGAACATGGCACAGGCAGTAAAGGCGTGTCGGGCCGCCGGGCTGCTGACGGTGGCCGCCGACCCCCGAGCGCTCCGGTGTTACGATGAGGTGGCGTTGCGCCCGCCACTGGCCCTGGTGATCGGCGGGGAGAGGTCCGGGGTGCGCCGGCTGGTCCGGGAACGGTGCGACCTGACGGTGCGCATCCCCATGCGAGGGCGGATCTCCTCGCTCAACGCGTCCGTGGCGGCGGCGATCTTGCTCTTCGAGGTCGTGCGGCAGCACCGACATGGCCACGGCGGGCCGCGGGAGCGGAGCGGGCAGCCGTGCGAGGAGCGTCCCTGAGGGGCTCGCAGCCCCCAGTTGTCTGGGGAGGGGATCGATTTGCGCTGGATCGGCGGCGTGCTTGCGGTCTTCGTCGCGTTGCTCGCAGGTGCGGCAGCAGCGTACGTGCTCGACGAGCGTTCGCATGCCGGCACTTTCTACGACGGCATCTGGATCGAAGACCTCCACCTGGGAGGACTCACGCGCGAGCAGGCGCTGGAGCACCTCCGTGCGCGTGTGCAGGCGAGGGTGCAGCGTCCGATCGTCATTCGCGCGGGGGACCGGACCTGGCGGCGTACTGCCGGTGAGCTGGGGCTTCGATCCGACCTATACGGCACCGTCCGCCGGGCGTTCGGAGTCGGACGAGCTGGCGGCCTGGTAGATAGACTGCGGATGCGCTGGCGGCTGCGGTCCGAACCACTCCGCTTGGCGATCCCGTTCAGTGTGGACCCCGCGGCCCTGCGGGCGTTCGTCGACCAGGCCGCCGCCCAGGTGGGGACCCAGCCGCAAGACGCGCGCCTTTGGGTGCAGGACGGGCAGGTCCGCATCGTCCCCGGCCGCGACGGGACGACCATCGATCACGCGGCGGCGGCTCGCATCCTCGCCGTCGCCGCGCGGGAAGGGTGGGAACGGGTGACGCTGCCCCTCGCGGCGGTGCGGCCGCGGTGGACGGCCGAACGGCTGCAGGCTATGGGGATCCGGGAGGTCGTGGCGACCTACACGACGCACTTCCCCGACGTGCCCAACCGGAACTTCAACATCGCTCTGGCGGCCAGCAAGCTCCGGGGCATCCTCCTCCTCACCGGCGAGGAATTCTCCTTCAACCGTGTCGTCGGACCGCGTACGCGCGCCGCCGGATACCGGGAGGCACCGGTGATCCTCAACGACGAGTTCGTGCCGGGCGACGGAGGCGGCGTCTGCCAGGTGTCCTCGACGCTGTTCAACGTGGTGCTGTTCGCGGACCTGAAGATTTTGGCTCGCACCAACCACAGCGCGCCGGTGAGCTACCTGCCGCTGGGCCGGGACGCGGCGGTCTCGTACGGCTCATTGGACCTGCGGTTTCGCAACGACGGGCCGCCGCTGCTGATGTGGGCGGAGGTGCGGGGGCGCGCGCTGACGATCTCGCTTTACGGCACGCGCCGCTCGGGCCGTGAAGTGGCGATCCTCGTGACTGACGTCCAGGTGCTGCCGGCGCCCGAAGGCGAGATCCGCCGGCCGGATCCCGGGCTGCCCGTCGGCGCGACCCAGGTGCTGGCAGCCAAGCGCGGTTTCCGGGCAACCACGGTCCGTATCGTCCGCGAGCAGGGTGTCGTCGTCCGCCGCGAGGTCGTGGCCCACTCGTACTACAAGCCCGTCCCGAAGATCGTGAAGTTCGGAACCCGCAAGCAGGCAGCGCTGAGGGGACCCTGAAGAAGGGGCGCACGGCGGCGGGGTCCACCGAGACTTCGTCGGCGCTCGGCCGCGCCGACGGACCGGTGCCGTTTGCTTGACCCTCCGGATAGAGCGTCTCTATAATGTGCTTGGCTTTTTGGCTATAGACCTCTCAAGCGGTTCCACCACACAGTCGACATCGGAGGCGATGCCGGTGGCCGTTGCGCGAAAGGAAGCGTCAGCACCGTACGCGGAGATGGTGGACGAAGACCTCGTGGAGACGGCGAAGAACGGCGACGATCGAGCCTCCGAATTCCTCATCAACAAGTATCGCAACTTCGTGCGCGTCAAGGCTAAGGCGTATTTCCTCATCGGCGCCGATCGTGAAGACATCATCCAGGAAGGCATGATCGGCCTGTACAAGGCCATACGCGACTTCCGGCGCGACAAGCTGAGCTCGTTCCGTGCGTTCGCGGAGCTGTGCATCACGCGCCAGATCATCACCGCGATCAAGACCGCCACCCGCCAGAAGCACATCCCCCTGAACTCTTACATCTCCTTGAACAAGCCGATCTACGACGACGACTCCGATCGGACGCTGCTGGACGTGATCGGCGGCATGAAGGTGTCCGACCCGGAGGAGCTGGTCATCAACGAGGAGGCATCCGCCCGGATGCGGGCCCGGATCCGCCGCAACCTGAGCGAGCTGGAGCACAGGGTGCTCAGCGCCTACCTCGAAGGCAAGTCCTACCAGGAGATGGCCAACGAGCTGCGCCGCCACGTTAAGTCCATCGACAACGCCCTGCAACGGGTCAAGCGCAAACTCGAGAGGAACCTGGAACAAGAAGAATAAGCGACATCCGCAGGCGGCCTGCGCTCGGCCGACCGGTGCCCGAGCGTCGGGGACGGATCATGATCCGCGTCGTGTGTCCTCGTTGTGCGCATCCCATCCTGCGGTTGGCCCCCGCCGAGCCGGACGAGGAAGTGGTCTGCCCGCGCTGCGGGGAGGCGTTCGAACCCCGCGAGGAAGAATGGGTGGACCCAGAAGACGGCTAGGCCGGATCTAGCCGCCGATCTGGATCATCGCGCGCTTGTGCGGGTACATGCGCTCGGCCAGGGCGTGGCCGAACGGCCGGCGGTAGGCCGCGGCCGCGAAGAGGTCGCGCAGTTCCTGATAGGAAGCGCCCGCCCGCAGGGGTGTCAGCAGGTCCTCCTCGTCGTCGCGCAGCAGACACAGCCGCAGTTTCCCGTCGGCGGTCAGCCGCAGCCGCCCGCACTTCGCGCAGAACGGCTCGCTGACGGGGCTGATGAATCCGAGAATGCCGATCGCCCCCGGCAGGCGGTAGGTGCGCGCGGGGTCCTCTCCGGACAGATCCACCGGCCGCAGCGGCCCGAACCGGGCCTCGATGCGGGCCATCGTCTCCTCGCTGCGCACCACGCCGGCGGTCGCGAAGTCCCCGACCGTCCCGAACGGCATCATCTCGATGAACCGGACCTCCCAGAGTCGGCGCAGGGTGAGGGCCGCCAGATCCTCCACCGCGTCGTCGTTGAACCCGCGGACGACGACCGCGTTGATCTTGATCGGTCGCAACCCTGCCTCTTCTGCGGCTGCCAGCCCTTCGAGCACGTCGCTCAGCCGGCCGCCACGGGTGATCCGCCGGAATGCCTCGGCGTCCAGCGTGTCCAGGCTGACGTTCACGCGCCGCAGCCCGGCCCGCGCCAGGGGTCGGGCCAGGTCCCGCAGGCGTACACCGTTGGTGGTGAGGGCGACGTCTGCGATCCCGGGGATCGAGGCGATGCCGCGTACGATGCCCACCAGGTCCGGCCGGACGGTCGGTTCGCCACCCGTCAGCCGCACCTTACGCACGCCCAGCTCCGCCGCGATCCGCGTCAGCAGCAAGATCTCGGGCTCCTGCAGCAGCTCGGCGGCCGGGCGGAACGCGATCCCCTCTGCCGGCATGCAGTACACGCAGCGCAGGTTGCACCGGTCCGTCAGGGAGATGCGCAGGTCGCGGATGGGCCGGCCGTACTGATCCCGCAAGAGGCGACCTCCGGGCGGTTGGTGAATAGATTATACCCTCGGATCGGGGGCAAGATGGCATTTGGCATCCCATCGGTGCGGAGGGGTTCATGAGCGGTCGGCGGCGCACCCCACGGAGGTTTCCATTCCGCCTCGGACAGCGGGCGGAGATGGCGCGAACCGTCACGGAGGCAGACATCGTGGCGTTCGCGGGCCTCAGCGGTGACTACAACCCCCTGCACGTGAATGCCGAATACGCGCAGAAGACGCGGTTTGGAGGTCGCATCGCGCACGGGATGCTGTCGGGCGCGTTCCTGTCGGCCGTGCTGGGGATGCACCTGCCGGGTCCCGGTGCGATCTTCTTGTCCTGTCAGATGCGCTTCCTCAAGCCGACGCGGATCGGGGATACGATCACCGCGGCTGCGGAGGTCGTCCGGATTCGCGAGGACAAGCCGATCCTCACGCTGAAGGTGTGGTGTACGAACCAGCACGGTGAGACGACCGTGGACGGCGAAGCCGTCTGCTACTACGAACCACCCGCAGGCTAGGGTGACTGTTTGGTACCCCTCCGCCGTCCGGTGCGCTATGCTGTCGTGGGTGCCGGCGTAGCTCAACGGCAGAGCAGCTGATTTGTAATCAGCAGGTTAGGGG includes:
- the ispF gene encoding 2-C-methyl-D-erythritol 2,4-cyclodiphosphate synthase, which codes for MRVGLGLDLHRFAQGRTLRLGGVEIPYERGLAGHSDADVLLHAVMDAALGAAGLGDIGAHFPPDDDRYRDADSAALLRGVRDRLGEMGWAVVQVDAVVVAEAPRLSPYVERMRARIAEILDLPVADVAVKATTAEGMGAIGRGEGIQAIAVVLLERV
- the cysS gene encoding cysteine--tRNA ligase, with product MALHVTNTLTRRKERFEPLQPPDVKMYVCGVNLYGPAHVGHAMSYVVFDVIRRHLEWSGYRVRHVQNFTDIEDRIVARSQREGRTIQAIAEEYIARFHREMDALNVLRAHSYPRATEVIPQMIEIIGVLIEKGHAYVVDGDVYFRVTSDPDYGKLSGRRLEEMQAGARIAVDERKEHPMDFALWTRAKPGEPSWPSPWGEGLPGWHIECSAMSIHYLGPQLDIHGGGEDVIFPHHENEIAQSENFTGKPFVKYWIHNALLRPGGAEEKMTRHLGNVVSIEEALGRYSPDGLRLFFLSSHYRNPLTWKEQAVEAADRGAERLRHAVEAIDAVLRRCTPSGRRSPAAQALFERAASAREAFRAAMDDDFNTPQAIAEIFALAADANRLTDALAKRVGDVGAPEDAADALAQAADGLRELAGVLGLRLAPAVPQEWLDQQLRRLLEEEEALRSIDPTGKTKEILDAILAARQRARDRRDFATADRIRRRLGEIGVSVEDYPGGSRWRIR
- the rlmB gene encoding 23S rRNA (guanosine(2251)-2'-O)-methyltransferase RlmB; this translates as MEDSVADLIEGRNPVWEALHADRPIRKIQIARTARLAGTLARIVSHAKSRGIPVQFVDPRHLAAVSATGAHQGVIALISPHRTVELEALLKQATARGAPFLVLLDGIEDPRNLGAIVRTAEAAGAHGVVIPRRRAAGLSPAVAKASAGAIEHVPVAMVTNMAQAVKACRAAGLLTVAADPRALRCYDEVALRPPLALVIGGERSGVRRLVRERCDLTVRIPMRGRISSLNASVAAAILLFEVVRQHRHGHGGPRERSGQPCEERP
- a CDS encoding VanW family protein; the protein is MRWIGGVLAVFVALLAGAAAAYVLDERSHAGTFYDGIWIEDLHLGGLTREQALEHLRARVQARVQRPIVIRAGDRTWRRTAGELGLRSDLYGTVRRAFGVGRAGGLVDRLRMRWRLRSEPLRLAIPFSVDPAALRAFVDQAAAQVGTQPQDARLWVQDGQVRIVPGRDGTTIDHAAAARILAVAAREGWERVTLPLAAVRPRWTAERLQAMGIREVVATYTTHFPDVPNRNFNIALAASKLRGILLLTGEEFSFNRVVGPRTRAAGYREAPVILNDEFVPGDGGGVCQVSSTLFNVVLFADLKILARTNHSAPVSYLPLGRDAAVSYGSLDLRFRNDGPPLLMWAEVRGRALTISLYGTRRSGREVAILVTDVQVLPAPEGEIRRPDPGLPVGATQVLAAKRGFRATTVRIVREQGVVVRREVVAHSYYKPVPKIVKFGTRKQAALRGP
- the sigH gene encoding RNA polymerase sporulation sigma factor SigH codes for the protein MPVAVARKEASAPYAEMVDEDLVETAKNGDDRASEFLINKYRNFVRVKAKAYFLIGADREDIIQEGMIGLYKAIRDFRRDKLSSFRAFAELCITRQIITAIKTATRQKHIPLNSYISLNKPIYDDDSDRTLLDVIGGMKVSDPEELVINEEASARMRARIRRNLSELEHRVLSAYLEGKSYQEMANELRRHVKSIDNALQRVKRKLERNLEQEE
- the moaA gene encoding GTP 3',8-cyclase MoaA; its protein translation is MRDQYGRPIRDLRISLTDRCNLRCVYCMPAEGIAFRPAAELLQEPEILLLTRIAAELGVRKVRLTGGEPTVRPDLVGIVRGIASIPGIADVALTTNGVRLRDLARPLARAGLRRVNVSLDTLDAEAFRRITRGGRLSDVLEGLAAAEEAGLRPIKINAVVVRGFNDDAVEDLAALTLRRLWEVRFIEMMPFGTVGDFATAGVVRSEETMARIEARFGPLRPVDLSGEDPARTYRLPGAIGILGFISPVSEPFCAKCGRLRLTADGKLRLCLLRDDEEDLLTPLRAGASYQELRDLFAAAAYRRPFGHALAERMYPHKRAMIQIGG
- a CDS encoding MaoC family dehydratase, which translates into the protein MSGRRRTPRRFPFRLGQRAEMARTVTEADIVAFAGLSGDYNPLHVNAEYAQKTRFGGRIAHGMLSGAFLSAVLGMHLPGPGAIFLSCQMRFLKPTRIGDTITAAAEVVRIREDKPILTLKVWCTNQHGETTVDGEAVCYYEPPAG